The following coding sequences lie in one Chionomys nivalis chromosome 8, mChiNiv1.1, whole genome shotgun sequence genomic window:
- the Ppp2r2d gene encoding serine/threonine-protein phosphatase 2A 55 kDa regulatory subunit B delta isoform yields MAGAGGGGCPAGGNDFQWCFSQVKGAVDEDVAEADIISTVEFNYSGDLLATGDKGGRVVIFQREQENKGRAHSRGEYNVYSTFQSHEPEFDYLKSLEIEEKINKIRWLPQQNAAHFLLSTNDKTIKLWKISERDKRAEGYNLKDEDGRLRDPFRITALRVPILKPMDLMVEASPRRIFANAHTYHINSISVNSDHETYLSADDLRINLWHLEITDRSFNIVDIKPANMEELTEVITAAEFHPHQCNVFVYSSSKGTIRLCDMRSSALCDRHAKFFEEPEDPSSRSFFSEIISSISDVKFSHSGRYMMTRDYLSVKVWDLNMEGRPVETHQVHEYLRSKLCSLYENDCIFDKFECCWNGSDSAIMTGSYNNFFRMFDRNTRRDVTLEASRENSKPRASLKPRKVCTGGKRKKDEISVDSLDFNKKILHTAWHPMESIIAVAATNNLYIFQDKIN; encoded by the exons CCGATATCATCTCCACCGTTGAGTTTAACTACTCTGGAGACCTTCTTGCAACAGGAGACAAAGGTGGCAGAGTTGTTATTTTCCAGCGGGAACAAGAG AATAAAGGCCGCGCTCACTCTAGGGGAGAATACAATGTTTACAGTACCTTTCAGAGTCATGAGCCAGAGTTTGACTATTTGAAAAGTctagaaattgaagaaaaaattaataaaatcaggtgGTTACCGCAACAGAATGCTGCTCATTTTCTACTCTCTACAAATG ATAAAACTATTAAATTATGGAAAATAAGTGAACGGGATAAAAGAGCAGAAGGTTATAACTTGAAAGATGAAGATGGACGACTTCGAGACCCATTTAGAATTACGGCACTACGG GTTCCAATATTGAAGCCCATGGACCTTATGGTAGAAGCAAGTCCACGACGAATTTTTGCAAATGCTCATACATATCACATTAATTCCATTTCAGTAAATAGTGATCATGAAACATATCTCTCTGCAGATGATCTGAGAATTAACCTATGGCATTTAGAAATCACAGATAGAAGCTTCA ACATTGTGGACATCAAGCCAGCTAACATGGAGGAGCTGACAGAAGTCATCACCGCCGCTGAGTTCCACCCACACCAGTGCAATGTGTTCGTCTACAGCAGTAGCAAGGGGACCATCAGGCTGTGTGACATGCGCTCCTCTGCCCTGTGTGACCGGCATGCCAAGT tttttgaagAGCCAGAAGACCCCAGCAGTAGATCCTTTTTCTCAGAAATAATCTCGTCTATATCTGACGTCAAGTTCAGCCACAGTGGTCGGTACATGATGACCAGAGACTATCTGTCGGTGAAGGTATGGGACCTCAACATGGAGGGCAGGCCTGTCGAGACCCACCAAGTACATGAGTACCTACGAAGCAAGCTCTGCTCCTTGTATGAGAATGACTGCATCTTTGACAAGTTCGAGTGCTGTTGGAATGGTTCAGACAG TGCCATTATGACGGGGTCCTACAACAACTTCTTCAGAATGTTTGATAGAAACACGCGGAGGGATGTTACACTGGAAGCCTCGAGAGAGAATAGCAAACCCCGAGCCAGCCTGAAGCCCCGGAAAGTATGTACAGGgggtaagagaaagaaagacgaGATTAGCGTGGACAGTTTGGACTTCAATAAGAAGATCCTTCACACAGCCTGGCACCCCATGGAGAGCATTATTGCTGTAGCTGCCACCAATAACTTGTATATATTCCAGGACAAAATAAACTAA